Proteins encoded by one window of Arachis hypogaea cultivar Tifrunner chromosome 1, arahy.Tifrunner.gnm2.J5K5, whole genome shotgun sequence:
- the LOC112719023 gene encoding protein GOLVEN 7-like has translation MVMVMLKRSIFCVLFLLLSASCFSNARLHPSGGAEVNVIPVITKVSVVNTSKVMGDQVEIEGNKKSGKENVRKYVKKKRSLRSRLGGEIVDGGFVAFTADYHSPRHHPPKNNK, from the exons ATGGTCATGGTGATGTTGAAGAGAAgcattttttgtgttttatttttattgcttagtGCTTCTTGCTTCTCCAATGCTCGGTTGCACCCTTCAG GTGGAGCTGAAGTTAATGTCATTCCTGTTATTACAAAG GTTAGTGTTGTAAACACTAGTAAGGTGATGGGAGACCAAGTTGAAATTGAAGGCAATAAGAAAAGTGGAAAGGAGAATGTAAGAAAAtatgtgaagaagaagagaagtttaAGGAGTCGTTTGGGTGGTGAGATTGTTGATGGAGGATTTGTGGCTTTTACTGCCGATTACCATTCACCAAGGCACCATCCACCTAAGAACAAcaaatga
- the LOC112795862 gene encoding uncharacterized protein isoform X1, which produces MMSKSNSVRKHVLEKSKSVKETRYNNHNYNNNNKNNNHKALLSQSFFPKFLKKVYPIGLQKSNSSLSLSSISLSLSQNSNDSLSQADDSVTNTTPLDEKISLALRLISPQTTSHEVLRDDEVNINNSLPKIVHHQQQPSSLTILLNNDDDEPGELRRCNWITKNSDKVYIEFHDECWGVPAYDDNKLFELLALCGLLIDYNWTEILKRKETLREVFAEFDPNIVAKMEEKEIMDIISNKALSLADSRIMCIVDNAKCIMKIVREFGSFSSYIWGYVNHKPIINRYRYPRNVPLRSPKSEALSKDLVKRGFRFVGPVIVHSFMQAAGLTIDHLLHCYRHSDCVRLAERPWRHI; this is translated from the exons atgATGTCTAAATCAAATAGTGTAAGAAAACATGTTCTTGAGAAGAGCAAGAGTGTGAAAGAAACACGTTATAATaatcataattataataataataataaaaataataatcataaaGCATTATTGAGCCAAAGTTTCTTcccaaaattcttaaagaaagtTTACCCAATTGGTCTTCAAAAAAGCAACTCCTCTTTGTCTTTGTCTTCAATATCATTGTCTTTGTCTCAAAACTCAAATGATTCATTGTCTCAAGCTGATGATTCGGTCACTAATACTACTCCACTTGATGAGAAGATTTCATTGGCATTGCGTTTGATTTCACCACAAACTACTAGTCATGAAGTTCTTAGAGATGACGAGGTTAATATTAATAACTCACTGCCTAAAATtgttcatcatcaacaacaaccaagttcacTAACAATATTActcaacaatgatgatgatgagcctGGTGAATTGAGAAGATGCAATTGGATCACAAAGAATAGTG ATAAGGTGTATATAGAATTTCATGATGAATGCTGGGGAGTTCCAGCTTATGATGACAA CAAATTGTTTGAACTGCTAGCATTGTGTGGATTGCTCATTGATTACAATTGGACAGAAATTCTAAAAAGAAAGGAAACACttag AGAAGTTTTTGCTGAGTTTGATCCAAATATTGTTGCAAAAATGGAGGAAAAGGAAATCATGGACATAATATCAAACAAGGCACTTTCTTTAGCAGATAGTAGAATCATGTGCATAGTAGACAATGCTAAATGCATAATGAAG ATTGTGAGAGAATTTGGATCATTCAGTAGCTACATATGGGGGTATGTGAACCACAAACCAATAATAAACAGATACAGGTACCCAAGAAATGTGCCATTGCGAAGCCCAAAATCTGAGGCCCTTAGTAAGGACTTGGTCAAACGTGGGTTTAGGTTTGTGGGCCCAGTTATTGTTCACTCTTTCATGCAAGCTGCAGGGTTGACCATTGACCATCTTCTTCATTGTTATAGGCATAGTGATTGTGTGAGACTAGCTGAAAGACCTTGGAGGCATATCTAA
- the LOC112795862 gene encoding uncharacterized protein isoform X2 — protein sequence MMSKSNSVRKHVLEKSKSVKETRYNNHNYNNNNKNNNHKALLSQSFFPKFLKKVYPIGLQKSNSSLSLSSISLSLSQNSNDSLSQADDSVTNTTPLDEKISLALRLISPQTTSHEVLRDDEVNINNSLPKIVHHQQQPSSLTILLNNDDDEPGELRRCNWITKNSDKVYIEFHDECWGVPAYDDKEVFAEFDPNIVAKMEEKEIMDIISNKALSLADSRIMCIVDNAKCIMKIVREFGSFSSYIWGYVNHKPIINRYRYPRNVPLRSPKSEALSKDLVKRGFRFVGPVIVHSFMQAAGLTIDHLLHCYRHSDCVRLAERPWRHI from the exons atgATGTCTAAATCAAATAGTGTAAGAAAACATGTTCTTGAGAAGAGCAAGAGTGTGAAAGAAACACGTTATAATaatcataattataataataataataaaaataataatcataaaGCATTATTGAGCCAAAGTTTCTTcccaaaattcttaaagaaagtTTACCCAATTGGTCTTCAAAAAAGCAACTCCTCTTTGTCTTTGTCTTCAATATCATTGTCTTTGTCTCAAAACTCAAATGATTCATTGTCTCAAGCTGATGATTCGGTCACTAATACTACTCCACTTGATGAGAAGATTTCATTGGCATTGCGTTTGATTTCACCACAAACTACTAGTCATGAAGTTCTTAGAGATGACGAGGTTAATATTAATAACTCACTGCCTAAAATtgttcatcatcaacaacaaccaagttcacTAACAATATTActcaacaatgatgatgatgagcctGGTGAATTGAGAAGATGCAATTGGATCACAAAGAATAGTG ATAAGGTGTATATAGAATTTCATGATGAATGCTGGGGAGTTCCAGCTTATGATGACAA AGAAGTTTTTGCTGAGTTTGATCCAAATATTGTTGCAAAAATGGAGGAAAAGGAAATCATGGACATAATATCAAACAAGGCACTTTCTTTAGCAGATAGTAGAATCATGTGCATAGTAGACAATGCTAAATGCATAATGAAG ATTGTGAGAGAATTTGGATCATTCAGTAGCTACATATGGGGGTATGTGAACCACAAACCAATAATAAACAGATACAGGTACCCAAGAAATGTGCCATTGCGAAGCCCAAAATCTGAGGCCCTTAGTAAGGACTTGGTCAAACGTGGGTTTAGGTTTGTGGGCCCAGTTATTGTTCACTCTTTCATGCAAGCTGCAGGGTTGACCATTGACCATCTTCTTCATTGTTATAGGCATAGTGATTGTGTGAGACTAGCTGAAAGACCTTGGAGGCATATCTAA